A genomic window from Macaca mulatta isolate MMU2019108-1 chromosome 19, T2T-MMU8v2.0, whole genome shotgun sequence includes:
- the ZNF823 gene encoding zinc finger protein 823 isoform X2: MQETIRNLDCIETKWEDQNIGDQCQNPRRNLRSHTCEIKDDSQCGETFGHVPDSIVNKNTPQVNPCDSSGCGEVAMGHSSLNCNIRVDTGHKSCEHQEYGEKPYTNKQRGKTINHQHSFQTHERPPTGKKPFDCKECAKTFSSLGNLRRHMAAHHGDGPYKCKLCGKAFVWPSLFHLHERTHTGEKPYECKQCSKAFPFYSSYLRHERIHTGEKAYECKQCSKAFPDYSTYLRHERTHTGEKPYKCTQCGKAFSCYYYTRLHERTHTGEQPYACQQCGKTFYHHTSFRRHMIRHTGDGPHKCKICGKGFDCPSSVRNHETTHTGEKLYECKQCGKVLSHSSSFRSHMITHTGDGPQKCKICGKAFGCPSLFQRHERTHTGEKPYQCKQCGKAFSLSGSLRRHEATHTGVKPYKCKCGKAFSDLSSFQNHETTHTGEKPYECKECGKAFSCFKYLSQHKRIHTVEKPYECKTCRKAFSHFSNLKVHERIHSGEKPYECKECGKAFSWLTCLLRHERIHTGEKPYECLQCGKAFTRSRFLRGHEKTHTGEKLYECKECGKALSSLRSLHRHKRTHWKDTL, translated from the exons ATGCAGGAAACCATTAGGAATCTGGACTGTATAG AAACGAAATGGGAGGACCAGAACATTGGAGATCAGTGCCAAAATCCCAGGAGAAATCTAAG AAGTCATACATGTGAAATTAAAGATGATAGTCAATGTGGAGAAACTTTTGGCCACGTTCCAGATAGTATTGTGAACAAGAACACTCCTCAAGTAAATCCATGTGACAGCAGTGGGTGTGGAGAAGTCGCCATGGGTCATTCATCTCTTAATTGCAACATCAGAGTTGACACTGGACACAAATCATGTGAGCATCAGGAATATGGAGAGAAGCCATATACAAATAAACAACGTGGGAAAACCATCAATCATCAGCATTCCTTTCAGACACATGAAAGGCCTCCCACCGGAAAGAAACCCTTCGATTGTAAAGAATGTGCAAAAACCTTTAGTTCTCTTGGAAACCTTCGCAGACACATGGCGGCACACCATGGAGATGGACCTTATAAATGTAAGTTGTGTGGGAAAGCCTTTGTTTGGCCCAGTTTATTTCATTTGCACGAAAGAAcgcacactggagagaaaccgtaTGAATGTAAGCAGTGTTCCAAAGCCTTTCCTTTTTACAGTTCCTATCTAAGACATGAGAGAATCCACACGGGAGAGAAAGCGTATGAATGTAAACAGTGTTCCAAAGCCTTTCCTGATTACAGTACCTATCTAAGACATGAAAGAACTCACACcggagagaaaccctataaatgtacacaatgtgggaaagccttcagctGTTACTATTACACTCGACTCCACGAAAGGACTCACACGGGAGAACAACCCTATGCGTGTCAGCAATGTGGGAAAACGTTTTATCATCACACAAGCTTTCGAAGACACATGATAAGGCACACTGGAGATGGACCTCATAAATGTAAGATATGTGGGAAAGGCTTTGATTGTCCTAGTTCGGTTCGAAATCATGAAacgactcacactggagagaaactctATGAATGTAAGCAGTGTGGGAAAGTTTTATCTCATAGCTCAAGCTTTCGAAGTCACATGATAACACACACAGGAGATGGACCCCAGAAATGCAAgatatgtgggaaagccttcGGTTGTCCCAGTTTATTTCAAAGACAcgaaaggactcacactggagagaaaccctatcaatgtaaacaatgtggtaaagcCTTCAGTCTGTCCGGTTCCCTTCGAAGACATGAAGCAACTCACACTGGAGTGAAACCGTATAAATGtaaatgtgggaaagcctttagcGATCTCTCTTCCTTTCAAAATCATGAGACAAcgcacactggagagaagccgtatgagtgtaaggaatgtgggaaagcgTTCAGTTGTTTCAAATACCTTTCTCAGCATAAAAGGATCCACACAGTAGAAAAACCTTATGAGTGTAAAACATGTAGGAAAGCCTTCAGTCATTTCAGTAACTTAAAAGTCCACGAAAGGATTCACTCTGGAGAGAAGCcgtatgaatgtaaggaatgtgggaaagcatTCTCTTGGCTCACTTGCCTTCTAAGACATGaaagaattcacactggagagaaaccctatgaatgtctCCAATGTGGTAAAGCCTTCACTCGTTCCCGTTTCCTTCGAGGACATGAAaaaactcacactggagagaagctgtatgaatgtaaggaatgtgggaaggcaCTGAGTTCTCTCCGTTCCTTGCATAGACATAAAAGGACTCACTGGAAAGATACTCTGTAA
- the ZNF823 gene encoding zinc finger protein 823 isoform X3, protein MGHSSLNCNIRVDTGHKSCEHQEYGEKPYTNKQRGKTINHQHSFQTHERPPTGKKPFDCKECAKTFSSLGNLRRHMAAHHGDGPYKCKLCGKAFVWPSLFHLHERTHTGEKPYECKQCSKAFPFYSSYLRHERIHTGEKAYECKQCSKAFPDYSTYLRHERTHTGEKPYKCTQCGKAFSCYYYTRLHERTHTGEQPYACQQCGKTFYHHTSFRRHMIRHTGDGPHKCKICGKGFDCPSSVRNHETTHTGEKLYECKQCGKVLSHSSSFRSHMITHTGDGPQKCKICGKAFGCPSLFQRHERTHTGEKPYQCKQCGKAFSLSGSLRRHEATHTGVKPYKCKCGKAFSDLSSFQNHETTHTGEKPYECKECGKAFSCFKYLSQHKRIHTVEKPYECKTCRKAFSHFSNLKVHERIHSGEKPYECKECGKAFSWLTCLLRHERIHTGEKPYECLQCGKAFTRSRFLRGHEKTHTGEKLYECKECGKALSSLRSLHRHKRTHWKDTL, encoded by the coding sequence ATGGGTCATTCATCTCTTAATTGCAACATCAGAGTTGACACTGGACACAAATCATGTGAGCATCAGGAATATGGAGAGAAGCCATATACAAATAAACAACGTGGGAAAACCATCAATCATCAGCATTCCTTTCAGACACATGAAAGGCCTCCCACCGGAAAGAAACCCTTCGATTGTAAAGAATGTGCAAAAACCTTTAGTTCTCTTGGAAACCTTCGCAGACACATGGCGGCACACCATGGAGATGGACCTTATAAATGTAAGTTGTGTGGGAAAGCCTTTGTTTGGCCCAGTTTATTTCATTTGCACGAAAGAAcgcacactggagagaaaccgtaTGAATGTAAGCAGTGTTCCAAAGCCTTTCCTTTTTACAGTTCCTATCTAAGACATGAGAGAATCCACACGGGAGAGAAAGCGTATGAATGTAAACAGTGTTCCAAAGCCTTTCCTGATTACAGTACCTATCTAAGACATGAAAGAACTCACACcggagagaaaccctataaatgtacacaatgtgggaaagccttcagctGTTACTATTACACTCGACTCCACGAAAGGACTCACACGGGAGAACAACCCTATGCGTGTCAGCAATGTGGGAAAACGTTTTATCATCACACAAGCTTTCGAAGACACATGATAAGGCACACTGGAGATGGACCTCATAAATGTAAGATATGTGGGAAAGGCTTTGATTGTCCTAGTTCGGTTCGAAATCATGAAacgactcacactggagagaaactctATGAATGTAAGCAGTGTGGGAAAGTTTTATCTCATAGCTCAAGCTTTCGAAGTCACATGATAACACACACAGGAGATGGACCCCAGAAATGCAAgatatgtgggaaagccttcGGTTGTCCCAGTTTATTTCAAAGACAcgaaaggactcacactggagagaaaccctatcaatgtaaacaatgtggtaaagcCTTCAGTCTGTCCGGTTCCCTTCGAAGACATGAAGCAACTCACACTGGAGTGAAACCGTATAAATGtaaatgtgggaaagcctttagcGATCTCTCTTCCTTTCAAAATCATGAGACAAcgcacactggagagaagccgtatgagtgtaaggaatgtgggaaagcgTTCAGTTGTTTCAAATACCTTTCTCAGCATAAAAGGATCCACACAGTAGAAAAACCTTATGAGTGTAAAACATGTAGGAAAGCCTTCAGTCATTTCAGTAACTTAAAAGTCCACGAAAGGATTCACTCTGGAGAGAAGCcgtatgaatgtaaggaatgtgggaaagcatTCTCTTGGCTCACTTGCCTTCTAAGACATGaaagaattcacactggagagaaaccctatgaatgtctCCAATGTGGTAAAGCCTTCACTCGTTCCCGTTTCCTTCGAGGACATGAAaaaactcacactggagagaagctgtatgaatgtaaggaatgtgggaaggcaCTGAGTTCTCTCCGTTCCTTGCATAGACATAAAAGGACTCACTGGAAAGATACTCTGTAA
- the ZNF823 gene encoding zinc finger protein 823 isoform X1: MDSVAFEDVAVNFTQEEWALLGPSQKSLYRNVMQETIRNLDCIETKWEDQNIGDQCQNPRRNLRSHTCEIKDDSQCGETFGHVPDSIVNKNTPQVNPCDSSGCGEVAMGHSSLNCNIRVDTGHKSCEHQEYGEKPYTNKQRGKTINHQHSFQTHERPPTGKKPFDCKECAKTFSSLGNLRRHMAAHHGDGPYKCKLCGKAFVWPSLFHLHERTHTGEKPYECKQCSKAFPFYSSYLRHERIHTGEKAYECKQCSKAFPDYSTYLRHERTHTGEKPYKCTQCGKAFSCYYYTRLHERTHTGEQPYACQQCGKTFYHHTSFRRHMIRHTGDGPHKCKICGKGFDCPSSVRNHETTHTGEKLYECKQCGKVLSHSSSFRSHMITHTGDGPQKCKICGKAFGCPSLFQRHERTHTGEKPYQCKQCGKAFSLSGSLRRHEATHTGVKPYKCKCGKAFSDLSSFQNHETTHTGEKPYECKECGKAFSCFKYLSQHKRIHTVEKPYECKTCRKAFSHFSNLKVHERIHSGEKPYECKECGKAFSWLTCLLRHERIHTGEKPYECLQCGKAFTRSRFLRGHEKTHTGEKLYECKECGKALSSLRSLHRHKRTHWKDTL; this comes from the exons ATG GACTCAGTGGCCTTTGAAGATGTGGCTGTGAACTTCACACAAGAGGAGTGGGCTTTGCTGGGTCCATCACAGAAGAGTCTCTACAGAAATGTCATGCAGGAAACCATTAGGAATCTGGACTGTATAG AAACGAAATGGGAGGACCAGAACATTGGAGATCAGTGCCAAAATCCCAGGAGAAATCTAAG AAGTCATACATGTGAAATTAAAGATGATAGTCAATGTGGAGAAACTTTTGGCCACGTTCCAGATAGTATTGTGAACAAGAACACTCCTCAAGTAAATCCATGTGACAGCAGTGGGTGTGGAGAAGTCGCCATGGGTCATTCATCTCTTAATTGCAACATCAGAGTTGACACTGGACACAAATCATGTGAGCATCAGGAATATGGAGAGAAGCCATATACAAATAAACAACGTGGGAAAACCATCAATCATCAGCATTCCTTTCAGACACATGAAAGGCCTCCCACCGGAAAGAAACCCTTCGATTGTAAAGAATGTGCAAAAACCTTTAGTTCTCTTGGAAACCTTCGCAGACACATGGCGGCACACCATGGAGATGGACCTTATAAATGTAAGTTGTGTGGGAAAGCCTTTGTTTGGCCCAGTTTATTTCATTTGCACGAAAGAAcgcacactggagagaaaccgtaTGAATGTAAGCAGTGTTCCAAAGCCTTTCCTTTTTACAGTTCCTATCTAAGACATGAGAGAATCCACACGGGAGAGAAAGCGTATGAATGTAAACAGTGTTCCAAAGCCTTTCCTGATTACAGTACCTATCTAAGACATGAAAGAACTCACACcggagagaaaccctataaatgtacacaatgtgggaaagccttcagctGTTACTATTACACTCGACTCCACGAAAGGACTCACACGGGAGAACAACCCTATGCGTGTCAGCAATGTGGGAAAACGTTTTATCATCACACAAGCTTTCGAAGACACATGATAAGGCACACTGGAGATGGACCTCATAAATGTAAGATATGTGGGAAAGGCTTTGATTGTCCTAGTTCGGTTCGAAATCATGAAacgactcacactggagagaaactctATGAATGTAAGCAGTGTGGGAAAGTTTTATCTCATAGCTCAAGCTTTCGAAGTCACATGATAACACACACAGGAGATGGACCCCAGAAATGCAAgatatgtgggaaagccttcGGTTGTCCCAGTTTATTTCAAAGACAcgaaaggactcacactggagagaaaccctatcaatgtaaacaatgtggtaaagcCTTCAGTCTGTCCGGTTCCCTTCGAAGACATGAAGCAACTCACACTGGAGTGAAACCGTATAAATGtaaatgtgggaaagcctttagcGATCTCTCTTCCTTTCAAAATCATGAGACAAcgcacactggagagaagccgtatgagtgtaaggaatgtgggaaagcgTTCAGTTGTTTCAAATACCTTTCTCAGCATAAAAGGATCCACACAGTAGAAAAACCTTATGAGTGTAAAACATGTAGGAAAGCCTTCAGTCATTTCAGTAACTTAAAAGTCCACGAAAGGATTCACTCTGGAGAGAAGCcgtatgaatgtaaggaatgtgggaaagcatTCTCTTGGCTCACTTGCCTTCTAAGACATGaaagaattcacactggagagaaaccctatgaatgtctCCAATGTGGTAAAGCCTTCACTCGTTCCCGTTTCCTTCGAGGACATGAAaaaactcacactggagagaagctgtatgaatgtaaggaatgtgggaaggcaCTGAGTTCTCTCCGTTCCTTGCATAGACATAAAAGGACTCACTGGAAAGATACTCTGTAA